TGGATGATTTTTTGACTTTATATGATTACGATAAATAGGATGATGCCAGAACTATTTCCGCAGAACAAGCTAAGGAAAAAGCATATACTGAATACGATAAGTTTCGCTTAATCCAAGACAAAGAATACCTTTCGGATTTTGATAAGGAAATCCGAAAGTGTAAGGAGTTGGGATTGCAATAGAGTTACATATCCTCCATAGTCTAAAGGTAAGTTTTGATGTCGTGATTTGAATATACTTAATCTAACATATACATGCTGTTTCCAAAAGTTCAATCATTTGAGACTCATGTTCTTGGCATTTAGTTTTAACCCAATCGTCATTTGAATAATTTTGTATAATATCGCCCATCATGCGAAGTTTCAAACTTCCTTTTTTAACCATCCTGCCATATGATTTCATTTTAGATTCTGGGGAAAGGTTGGAGAATTTTGAATTTACGCTTCTGGAAATGATACATAGGTTTCCGAATGTATCTTTATCGTCCCAAGGATCAAAAGTACCATCAGACGGATGTTGTGGATACCAATGCTCTACAGAATTACGGAATTCGAACTCAAAATCTGCATACTTCTTCTTATCATCTTTCCAGAGTAAGTAGTCTAAGAAATTAAACACTATATGAGGTGTCTTGATGCCAAGTTTATAATCACCCTTATCCAAGAAATTTTCTTTGGTTGCTTGCACCGCTACCTTTTCTGCTTCGGTTATTAGTTCCGGAGTTTCGTCATTTTTAAACAACCACAAGAGAAGGTCTGTTATCCAGTGCATAACCTTTGGCGATGTATATGACACACGAAGAGCAGATTGAATCATCAGGCATTCCTTGTTGCGAGGAGCATAGGTCTTTTCCCATTCCTTATCGTAGTTCAATTTCGTGTTTATATAGTATGCTTTCTTTTTAGAACTTTGTCCGGATGTATGCAGTTCTTTAAGACTCCAAACCCCATCTTTGTCTTCACCTGTGTACTCTCGTTTTATAATAAACTGGTCAAAAATAAAGCGGGATTGTAATAGGTGGATAATGAACATTTGAGAAAATTCTTCTTTGTTGTCCATTATTGCTTTATTATCCATTGTCCCGTGCTTTATCACTTTTCCAAAGTCGGCAATGAGTTTCTTGTCATCAAGCAACTCTCCAAAGTTTTTTTTCAATGATACATTATATCGCTCAACAAAAACTCGCAGCGAGTGAAGTAAAAAGTATGGGAAATCTATAATGCTGTCAAAGCGAATATGCTTGTCGTTATCGTCAGTGCCGTCCACATCATTCACCTGAAATTCGTGTTTGATGATTTCGTTTATAGTTACATCGTTTTCAGAGTCTTCAGTAATGTAAAAAGAATCATTATATTCATTCCAATTATCGGCAGGGTAATAGTTCCATTCACTTCCAAAGATGTTTAGCCTCTCTTGTGGTGCGAAGTGCATTTGAACATAACCGGTCATATCACTACAAGCATTCCATACTCTCGAAAAGAATTCTTGTTCATTTCTATCATTGAGATGCCTCATAAGTTGGGCTTTAAGAATATCGTGTTGTTCTAGTTGTTCGCCACGAGTATTCATAATCTCGAAATATCGGTTCAAGTCAGTGTTTTCCGGCACCTCAATTTGATAGAGAATTACCTGCTTCAAGCGAGAGACAAATTTGCGTTTGTCTATAATCTGATTATTGTTGAATTTTTGTCGTATTACTTTTATGCCATTAAGAATCGACTGTTCAACTCTTTCTTCATCATCGGAGTAAACATCGCCATTCAATACTTTTTGAATGTTAGAAAGCGTATAGTTGGAATTGGCTCGGCAATCAAAAGAGAGCGTTTGCCCAACTTCACCATCTAATACCTGTTCAGAAAACAAGTATTGTAATAGCAGGTACAGTGTTGTGAGGCGTTGTTGGCCATCTACAACTTCATATGTTTCCGACTTATCCTTTATTTTGGAAACAACAAGCGAACCTATGTAGTAATTTTCGGATTGGTTAATGTCGTAAATATCGTCAATTAACTGCTCTATTTCTTTGTCCTCCCAAGCATAAGCGCGTTGGTAGCGGGGAATAACGTATCGAACATTTGTATCGAAAATTGTTGTTTCATCCAAAATCCTTAATTCTTTTACCATATCAATATCCATATCCATTTAATTGGCGAAGTTGATTATACAAATTTTGTCGTTCTTCATTGGCATCTTTGAAGTCTGTAGTCATATTAAGTCGCATACCGGAAATTTCGGTGTGCTTACGAGCATAGGTTATCATAGATATTACAGGCATAGCATTACTGTATTTGTCATTGTCACCTAAGCCTATAGCATAGCGATTGATGGTGTCAAAACCTAAATGTTGCATATCTACTCTTATCATCATAGCCCAGGTTAATAGTTTCTTTATAGCCATGACATCAAAATTATGAAACCGATCGTAGTAACAGAGTAAAGTACAGAAGAATAGATTGCGAGCGTAGTTAAAGCCAGTAGATGATGATTTGCAAGCCTTATCAAGTGCTTCAATAGTCTGAACATCACTTCCATCTGCAAGAATAAGTTTTAGATCTTGGAAATTTTGATTAGTAATGATTTCTTCCTTGATATTGCGCAACATCAGCATATAATGGTCAACCATTTCAAAAAAGTCGCCTCCAGAGATGAAGGGTTCCGTCAGTAAAAAGTAGGGCATTGCTTTGTTCGCTCTACGGGCGTATGTATAACCCGTTTTTTCTTCAATTCCTTTATAAATGTCTATATCTGCTGTTGTAAAATTGCCACATTTCCGACGTTTTGTCCAGTTCCACAGTGGGAACAGATAAAGGTCAAATAGTTCTCGGATAGCTTTAGGATTTTTAGACTCCCATTTCACAACAGCATTCTGCATCTCATATTTATCGTGAATTTCCCTAAGATGATATGCTTTAAGCAGGTCGTGTGGGTATAAGGCACGACCACGAGTGTTTTGTGAATCAAACAACTGAAAAGCCTCGTCAATCTTGTTCACTATGATAACAACAACTTCCAGTGTGTCTTTTAATGCTCGATTGGAATTTTTTTTCTGTTCATTGTCAACAGAAGAAAACCATTCGTGTATTGTTATATAGTTGTCGTGTAGATTCGTTTGTGTAATCTTATTCGAAAATTTGGTATTTGATAAATTGCACTGAAAGCCTGGTGTCAGGTATGTTTTCAATAATAGCAAAGATAGTATGCGTTGCTGTCCATCGACTATTTCATACTCATCGCTTTCGTTTCTATGCAGAATTACTGTACCTATGCGATACTTAAAATTTGCATACTTCCGACTTTCTTCAATGCTTTTTTGAATATCGAGAATAAGGTCGGTTATGTTCTTGTCTGTCCATTTGTATGGGCGTTGGTAATCTGGAATGATTAGATTCTTCCTTAATAATTTATCTATAGACCATATTTGAGGCCTGTCTTTTTTCAATTTCATCGTAATACTATAAGTCAATTATTCTTTTGCTTTTCTCTTTCCATAGTAGTTCGTTAAACTTGACTTGATTGAGAGACACTCCATATTTTGAGTAGCCAGAATACGGAACTACGGCTACTGAAATCAATAATTTACTACCCCGCCAGAAATCTGAAAGTGTAAGGAATTGGGGTCGCAATAGAGTTACATATCCTCCATAGTCCAAAGGCAAGTCTCGATGTCGTATTTTGAGAGAATGGCGTTTTTGAGATGCTCGACCTTTCCGGTGAAGAGGTTATGGTCGTAATTGCGTCGTTGACGCTTAACCTCGGCTACCAATGCCTTTTTTCCTTCGGCTCGTATGCCTACAATGTCTATCTCGTTGGCTTCTTTACCTTTCTTGCGTTCCCACCACGAGCCGATGGCTGAATATTGATGGCTCTCTATCATCTTCAAACGGAAATACCGTTCGAGCATCAGTCCTGAGAATGTGGGATAATCTGATTCGAGTATCTGCCGAAGAAGTACGAAATTCCGTATCTCGACGATGGATTGGTTCTTGTCGTAGTACCTGAACCAGAATTTCAGGAAATTGTCGTTGATTTCGTAGCGGATGGCTTGTGTGCGCTCTTTCGACATTATCGGTCGCTGACGAGTGATAAGAGAATAATCATCAATCAGTCGTCGGAGTTGTCCGCCGATACTTATTTCTCCCAATGCAGCTTCAATATCTGACTGATTGTTTATGCCAGAGGCAATACAACTTAGTATTGAGAAATAGATGCCATAGTCCTTGCCAAACTCTTCAATCAGGATATTCTTGCCTTCATCTGTGAATGGAGAGTTATCGCGCACGATGTAATCAAGCATTCCGGTGATGGACAAGTCGGTATTCTCACACAGTAGTTCAATATATTTCGGGACACCGCCGGTAATTGAATATAGTGCAAGCAGTTCATCGTTATCATAGTCGGGACGGTAGTCGTTCATTATTTCTTTAAGGGTATCAGTACCAAATCCGGTAAGACGGATTATGTTGTCAGCCCTACCGAATAGCGGTTCTTTTGCTCCTTCAAAAATACGGTGCATCATCGAAAACACCGAACCCATCAGAATCAGATTTACATGAGTCTCTTTGCGGTATTGATCCCAAATATTCTGCACATCGCTGAAAACCGAGGGATTTATTTTCTCGAACTCTTGAAACTCGTCGATTATGAGATTGAACTTTTGTGTCTTTGCCAATTCCATAATTATCTGGAAAAGTGAGCGGAAACTCTTTATCTCCGCCGGTATATAACAGCCTAAAACAGAGACAATCAGTTGCGAGAACTCCGCACACAGAGCAGCCTCATTCTTGCGGCTTACAAACAGATACACAGTAGGGTATTCACCTTTTGTGGCTTCCACTGCAAGCGATGTCTTGCCAATGCGACGCCGACCTGTAATTACTGTCATGCGTGAATGACTGTCAAATGAGAGCTTCTGAATGCGATGCAGCTCCTGCAATTCAGATGTACGATCATAAAACTTCATAGTAAATTCTCTGTTATTTATAGTAACCACCGTAACAGTTACGGTGGTTACAAAATTACAAATAATCTCTGATATGACCAAGCAAACGCCAATGATAATTGCTTTCTAAAGATTCGCTAACTTTCAATTACGTCCATTTATCCAAAATCTTCGGTACAACTATGGCCATGACAGTCCCCGAAATTGCAATAAGTCCACAGACGGCAACAGCTTTCCAAATCAGGCTTGAATGTATTATTTCGGTGTTTGCCACTATCATGCTGACGAAAAAAGAAGATAGGGCTACCAGTATTATAATAGTGATGTAAAATGCGGTAACCGGAATATTGATGGCATTGCCGGATTTCTTCATTCTTCGCTCGGCTTCCTTGCATTTGCTCTCAATCTGACTGAGAAAATCACATAGAAGCCTTGCGCCAAATTCTACTGCCAACTTCTGCATTTCTTTAGAAATGATAGGTTTACACTCTCGTGTAGAGCCGGACAGATTTTCAACTTCCGTTTTCAACTTGAACACGTTATCATTCAGCTTGACAAGTTCTTGTGCATTGATATCGAGTAGGCGTTTTTCTTCCTCTAAATATTCATTCTTAGAATTGGCTTTTACGGATTCCGCTTCAGCCATTTCTGTGGAAAAGTCGAATTTCTTTTTCATTTGATTATCGTTTTAATCCTGATTTTGGTTTCTTTCCGAACCGGCGACCGGCACACGAGCGCATATTCGTGCCCATTGCAAATCGTCTTCGTCCTTATCTCTCCAAGGTAAATCGCTTTGAGAACCTCCACCACCGCTTCCAGTGGCAACATTTGGTGTTTCAAACAGTCCGACAAAAATAGCTACAGCCATATCGGTAAGTTCCTTACTGTTCTCTGTATCTCTGTAGTCAAACTCATCGTTGAAACATTCAAGCACTTTTTCAGGAATATAGAAATGGTGTTCCTGACTTTCATGATTGAACGTATAGGAAACCGTTCCCGGATGGTAAGTATTGCATTGGGTATAATTGCCTGATACCGATAGTTTAGGAATTTGCTCAGTTTGAGTTTCCTTAGGCTGATTGCTAACAGCGGTAACTTGTGGCTTATGATGCAGCTTGTCCCATGTTTTAGGAAATTTTGAAATCATCAGGTTTCGGGCAACTCCCAATTCGGAAGCCTTGTATTTTGTGTTTCCCTGTACGAGAGCATAACCGCGAAGAACATTTTTTGCATCTTTTCTTTCATGCACAGAGTAGCCTTTTCGTATAAGGGCATTTTTATACTCTTCCCAAGACCATTCAGGCATTGATTTCGGCGCATCCATGCAATCACGATTCACCTGATGGATATTGGTGTATCGGATTTGCACAGCAGTAGTCCAACCTCGCTTCTTTGCTGCTCGCTCGGTAGCACGCTGCGCACGAAGATGAATGTTGTGGTCGTTATTGATGTTGCCGTCTTCATCCAAACGTAAGATGCGCTTCAATACCTGCTGGCAATGATACCGCCCCTGCTCTGTGTCTATGTATAGAATCTTCCTCTTATTTTCGGGAAATGTAGAGCGGTAATGAAGAACGGTGCTGTTATTCAATGCCGATGCGACAATGGCTGAGACGTTGAAAGTTTTCTTGCTTTTGGCTTTCCCGATGGAAGCACTGAAGTTTCCCAATGTTCCGATAACAGTATCGTTCACCATCAGAACCACCGGGGAGTGTTCGTATGTACTTGTTATGCTAATTGTAGACTCCGCCATGTAAGCGGCCAAGTCTTCCGGAGAAAGAATAATAGTGTCCGTTTTTTTTATCGCTACCAGTTTTTAGGGTTCGGTTTACGGCGATGGGAGGCGAGCATGGACTCATTCTCGTCCTCGAAGTTTTGCGGAGCCGGATTCTTCCGGGAAGATTCCAGCCATCTATCCAGTTCGTCACGATAGATGTAGAGATGCTTTCCTTGTTTTATAACCGGAATATCATCCTTTTTAACTTTGTAATAAAAGGTCGACAACGGCATTTTGAGATAGGAGCAAGCCTCTTGTACGGTCCATAGGGACGTGCGTGTTCTCTTTGGCTTCATGCTGCTTGGATAGTTTTTCAGTCAGTAGATTTTCCATACTTGCAATCCGATTGCACAATTCGCCTACCACTGTCGGCAGATCGTTGAATGTCAGTTGGTCTTTTTCCATATTATGACTCTTTTAATCGTTTAACATGCTGAGAACCAACTCAATGAAACCTTGCAGAACAATACAGACCGGATTAATTATTTCGTCTTATTGTGAGTCATCATTATCTGTATCTAAATGGAAACGATAATCGCCTTTATCGGGTACATCAATAGGAATCTGGCTTGGAACATTATCCCGTAAATTTAGTCTGAGATATTCAAGAGTCGCCTTTTCAAGCTCGTATGGAAATGAATCCTTGATAAAAACAGCTCTTTTTGCCAATGATACTCCCAAGCGTTCACCTATATTCCATGCCAGATGGCGAAGTCCCGGCGACCTTAGCGGATTGTCTATATTGGAACGAATCGGTTTATATGACTCAGGTTGATCGTAAGCCATATACTCTATATTGGAAATGAGGATGGCAATATCCTCTTTGGAGAGATAAGGGGCGGTCTTGATGGTTACATATTCCCGAACCGCATCCATGATTTCCGCTTGCCTTTCAATTTCTTTCTTTTTGAGTTCCATCAATATGGAATCATACTTATTCAAATGAGAATCTTCGAGACAATCAGAATCCGCTGTGTCTTGATCCGATTGTGGGGACGGAGGACACTCCTGTTCAGGTAAATCCATAGGTTGCTCGATGAGCAGTGTTTCAGTAGCATCTATCGATTCTATGGTGGTCTCTGATTCTATAACATGGGAATATTGCTCGCCATAAGAGAAGTTGATGGGATTTTTTGTCAGCCATTTATAGAAAAACTTGTGCAGGAGTCCGCACAATATGATAGCTATTACCAGTCCAAGGATGACAGGAGTCGTTATGCGCATGATATTGATGTCATGGCAAAGGAAAAGATAAGTATCTATGGCCGCATAAATGATAACGGACAGCGCGAGGATAAAACTTATCTTTTTAGTCTGAATTTGTTTTTTATTCGTCATGGTCTGCAAGTATTTGGAATCGTTTCGCGCTAAAGATATAATCGATATTCCAGATAGTTGCAATAAAGAGATTGATAGTTACCACGTATCATGCTAAATATCACGGTCAGAATATGATTTTTTACCTGAAATCATATTCTGACCGCTAAAACCGGGAACCAAACTCCTGTCAGCCTTTCCGTGTCAGAGTGATTTTCTTGCTGGCTTCTCGTTTGTTCGCATCCACGACTTTGATATACCTTTGAGTCGTGGTGATACTCTTGTGCGCCATGATACTCTGTATGGTGCGGATATCCGTTCCTGTCGCAGCTTGCAGTGTGGCGAATGTTCTCTGGTACGAGTGGAATGTAATGTTTTTGGTAATTCCGGCAGAACGAATCCACTCTTTCATCGGTATTTGTGTCCAGCTGCGCATCAGTCCATTGAATACCAGACCTTTCTTCTCGGAACTATAACCTATTAGCTCCAAGGCTTCCTCGCTGATAGGGATGATATCTTCTGCCTTATTCTTTTGCGTAATGATATGTACGCATTTCCCTCCGGCAGAATAGTCTACGATGTCTTCCCAGCATAGAGCTAGAATATCGCTGATACGCAAACTGGTCATGCACGAAAATAGCGATGCGATTTTCAGGATGGGCTTCTTGCACGGCGTTTCAGCCAACTTGTACAGTTCTTCAACGGATAAGGCTTCTTTCATAGTGTCTTCAGTCTCTATCTTTTCCAAGAAGTCATTGACATTGGTCTTTATCATCCCAGTACGATAGAGTATTTTCAAGAATCCTCTGAAAGTAGACCAATATCCCGATGCGGAGTTTCGTGTAATAGGGCCGTTACGTCTCAGTTTCTTAGCCGTAAGCAGATATTCCCGAAACTTGTTGCAGAGGTCGATGTCAATCTCCTTAAAGGTACATTTGCCATGTACGAAGTTGCTGAAATGGAGATAGACAAACTCCCATTTCTGGTCATGTTTATGGAGCTGCTTGCGGTAATACTTTAAGAAATCCGCTTTGAGTTTGTACTTATTGAAGAAATCATACCGTTCATTGACAACCGACTCGAACCTTCGGCAACGGATGGCTTCGGCCTTCTCGCTCATTACCTCGTTGAAGTTCTGCTCACGCTTGTTTCTCGGATTGGCATAGACGTAAATACCAAGCGATTCATGACGGATTACTTTCATCGTTTCCTTGTCTCGATGGCCCGGATAATAATCCAGATAGAACGACAGCATCCTGTTCTTCAAAGGACGTGTCCTTAATGTTACTGTTTTACAGTCATTCATAACGTTATATTTTTATGGTTGTTATTAATTCGCTGGCAAATCTCTGTAATGTAACCATGCAGACAACCTTCAGCGGAGATTAATTTGGAAATAATTTACGGAAGCCTATAATTGGCTACATACGGACACCCATCACCCGGTCAAACTCTATTTTCAGGAACCTGACGAAACGTCCGTTCTTCTCACGGTTGATTTGATGGAATTGCAGAATACCGTAAACCGAGTCACGAGAGAGTTTGAACTTCTCCATCGCCTCCTTGACAGTGTAGTATTCCGCCTTGCTCTCCTGTTCGGAACTCTTTGAGAGGTCGAAGTGGAGTTTGGAGTAGAATATCTGCCCATGCTCCTTCTTGGATGGAATGTTATTCCGATAGACCTGCGAACGGATGGCGACACGTGTCATTCCGTACTTCTCTTGAATTTCTTCGGGTGTGTACCATTCGGTCAGGTCGGAATCCACCTCGTATTTGGCAAAGGCGGCATCTATATGTTTCTTGCTATAATAATTGAACTGGCGGATTCTCACCTTTGGCACTTTGTGTTGTCGGGTGTAAGTCCATACCCATTTGGCGTTGACTTTGTATTTGTCTGTAATCTCTTCGGCAGTATAATATTCGGAGATGTCGAAATCTTCTTTGGGCACGATACGTTCATAAGGTTTGGTTTTCATCATCAATTCAATATCCGCACGACGGATAAGAGACTTCTTGCCGCTGATTCTTGAAGCACGAAGCTTGGATTCCTTTATCAATTTATAAATGTATTGCCGAGTTACTCCCATCAACTTTGCTGCTTGGGCAAAAGAGAAGAAATCCTGCCCCTCGGCAGCTTGTCGAGGTTGCAGTAATTCTTGTGACCGTTTCAACTGTCGCTTACGCTCTCGAATACGTTCTTTGTAGCCAAGATTGGAACACTGATGACTACAATAACAGGTCGTTGTCTTTTGAGCTATAAATGGTTTCCCACACCATTGACAAATCTTTCTTACTTCCATATTTTCCTTGTTTACATTGGGGCTAATTTCACCTTATTTCTCCCGGATTTTGTCAACACATGTAAACCACTGTCAACACACGTCAACTAATGCGTCACTGTGACATTCGGGCTAACCGTGAATTTCCGTCGTGGTAGAAATCTGATAGAAAAATATGGATAAAAACCGTTACCTCCAAATACGGACTGGAAAGTGTTTAGAATAAAGTCGCTGGATTTCAGCGACTTTATTCTAAATGGTTATGGTTGCTTATGGCTGTTTACAAGCTATCATTTACCGATGCAGAAATGTTGAAATATATTCTGTAATACCATATCATTCGTAACCTCTCCCGCAATATCACTCAGATGAAAAATACACTCCCGAATATCCTGTGATACAAAATCACCGGAAAGATTATTTGCCAAACCCTGCTGAACACGTTGGATAGCTTCTAATGCATGGGTTAAAGCCTCGTAGTGGCGGATATTGGTGACAATGATATCGTTTTGAGTGACTGTAGGCAGATTGGCGGCTGCTATTAATATCTGTTGCAGCTCATCGATATTTGTTCTTCTCTTGGCAGAGATGAAGATGGACTTTACATTTTTCGGGAAGTCTGTTGTGGCGATACTTGAAGTGTCTTGTACTAAATCGGCTTTATTGAGTACAAGAATCAGTTGCTTTCCTTCGCAACGAGGGAGTATCTGTTCTGATAACTGTACGATTTGAGAGGATGCATCTGTAGCATCTATCATCCAAAGCACGATTTCAGCTTGGTCTAACTTCTGGAAAGTACGCTCAATACCCAAACTTTCAATAGTATCATTTGTCTCTCTGATACCAGCTGTATCTATAAAGCGGAAAGTGATGCCATCTATGTTGACGGTATCTTCTATTACGTCACGGGTCGTTCCGTGAATATCACTGACGATGGCTTTTTCTTCGTTCAGCAAAACGTTCAGTAAAGTAGATTTGCCTGCATTTGTTTCACCGATAATGGCAACAGGTACGCCATTCTTTATGGCATTCCCCACACTGAAGGAATGTACTAATTGTGAAATTACTCTTTCTATATCATCTGCTAACCGGCACAGTTCGGCACGGTCAGCAAATTCAAGTTCTTCGTGATCGCTGAAATCCAGTTCCAGCTCAATGAGGGAGGTGAAACGTAGTAATTGATCACGCAGTGAAGTCAGCTCTTTGCTGAAGCCGCCACGCATCTGACTCATGGCAAGGCGATGGGTGGCGGCAGATGAAGATGCGATGAGATCGGCAACGGCTTCTGCCTGGCTTAAATCCATTTTTCCATTGAGGAATGCACGTTGTGTGTATTCACCCGGCTTTGCCATGCGACAACCATTCTTGATGAGTAGTTGCAGTATTTTTTGCAGGATGTAATTGGAACCATGACAAGTTATTTCCGTACTGTTTTCTCCAGTGTAAGAGTGTGGGGCACGAAACAGACTTACAAGCACTTCGTCAACAATCTCTGTATCATTATAGACACACCCGAAGGTAAGAGTATAGGGCTTGCTTTTTTCCAGTCTTTTCCCGGCCATTGCAGGAATAAAGATACGGGAAGTAATGCCAATGGCTTCTGGTCCGGAAACACGGATACATCCTATGGCTCCTCCTTGTCCAGTAGCTATGGCGCAAATGGTATCTTGGTTCATCTTTTCATCTTGTTTTGAGAGCAAAGATAGTGTTTTCTTTTCGTAAACCTTCTTAGATGCGGTCAAGTACTTTCCGGATTA
Above is a window of Bacteroides helcogenes P 36-108 DNA encoding:
- a CDS encoding DUF262 domain-containing protein, with the protein product MDIDMVKELRILDETTIFDTNVRYVIPRYQRAYAWEDKEIEQLIDDIYDINQSENYYIGSLVVSKIKDKSETYEVVDGQQRLTTLYLLLQYLFSEQVLDGEVGQTLSFDCRANSNYTLSNIQKVLNGDVYSDDEERVEQSILNGIKVIRQKFNNNQIIDKRKFVSRLKQVILYQIEVPENTDLNRYFEIMNTRGEQLEQHDILKAQLMRHLNDRNEQEFFSRVWNACSDMTGYVQMHFAPQERLNIFGSEWNYYPADNWNEYNDSFYITEDSENDVTINEIIKHEFQVNDVDGTDDNDKHIRFDSIIDFPYFLLHSLRVFVERYNVSLKKNFGELLDDKKLIADFGKVIKHGTMDNKAIMDNKEEFSQMFIIHLLQSRFIFDQFIIKREYTGEDKDGVWSLKELHTSGQSSKKKAYYINTKLNYDKEWEKTYAPRNKECLMIQSALRVSYTSPKVMHWITDLLLWLFKNDETPELITEAEKVAVQATKENFLDKGDYKLGIKTPHIVFNFLDYLLWKDDKKKYADFEFEFRNSVEHWYPQHPSDGTFDPWDDKDTFGNLCIISRSVNSKFSNLSPESKMKSYGRMVKKGSLKLRMMGDIIQNYSNDDWVKTKCQEHESQMIELLETACIC
- a CDS encoding DUF262 domain-containing protein → MKLKKDRPQIWSIDKLLRKNLIIPDYQRPYKWTDKNITDLILDIQKSIEESRKYANFKYRIGTVILHRNESDEYEIVDGQQRILSLLLLKTYLTPGFQCNLSNTKFSNKITQTNLHDNYITIHEWFSSVDNEQKKNSNRALKDTLEVVVIIVNKIDEAFQLFDSQNTRGRALYPHDLLKAYHLREIHDKYEMQNAVVKWESKNPKAIRELFDLYLFPLWNWTKRRKCGNFTTADIDIYKGIEEKTGYTYARRANKAMPYFLLTEPFISGGDFFEMVDHYMLMLRNIKEEIITNQNFQDLKLILADGSDVQTIEALDKACKSSSTGFNYARNLFFCTLLCYYDRFHNFDVMAIKKLLTWAMMIRVDMQHLGFDTINRYAIGLGDNDKYSNAMPVISMITYARKHTEISGMRLNMTTDFKDANEERQNLYNQLRQLNGYGY
- a CDS encoding ATP-binding protein, with the translated sequence MKFYDRTSELQELHRIQKLSFDSHSRMTVITGRRRIGKTSLAVEATKGEYPTVYLFVSRKNEAALCAEFSQLIVSVLGCYIPAEIKSFRSLFQIIMELAKTQKFNLIIDEFQEFEKINPSVFSDVQNIWDQYRKETHVNLILMGSVFSMMHRIFEGAKEPLFGRADNIIRLTGFGTDTLKEIMNDYRPDYDNDELLALYSITGGVPKYIELLCENTDLSITGMLDYIVRDNSPFTDEGKNILIEEFGKDYGIYFSILSCIASGINNQSDIEAALGEISIGGQLRRLIDDYSLITRQRPIMSKERTQAIRYEINDNFLKFWFRYYDKNQSIVEIRNFVLLRQILESDYPTFSGLMLERYFRLKMIESHQYSAIGSWWERKKGKEANEIDIVGIRAEGKKALVAEVKRQRRNYDHNLFTGKVEHLKNAILSKYDIETCLWTMEDM
- a CDS encoding tyrosine-type recombinase/integrase, yielding MNDCKTVTLRTRPLKNRMLSFYLDYYPGHRDKETMKVIRHESLGIYVYANPRNKREQNFNEVMSEKAEAIRCRRFESVVNERYDFFNKYKLKADFLKYYRKQLHKHDQKWEFVYLHFSNFVHGKCTFKEIDIDLCNKFREYLLTAKKLRRNGPITRNSASGYWSTFRGFLKILYRTGMIKTNVNDFLEKIETEDTMKEALSVEELYKLAETPCKKPILKIASLFSCMTSLRISDILALCWEDIVDYSAGGKCVHIITQKNKAEDIIPISEEALELIGYSSEKKGLVFNGLMRSWTQIPMKEWIRSAGITKNITFHSYQRTFATLQAATGTDIRTIQSIMAHKSITTTQRYIKVVDANKREASKKITLTRKG
- a CDS encoding helix-turn-helix domain-containing protein → MEVRKICQWCGKPFIAQKTTTCYCSHQCSNLGYKERIRERKRQLKRSQELLQPRQAAEGQDFFSFAQAAKLMGVTRQYIYKLIKESKLRASRISGKKSLIRRADIELMMKTKPYERIVPKEDFDISEYYTAEEITDKYKVNAKWVWTYTRQHKVPKVRIRQFNYYSKKHIDAAFAKYEVDSDLTEWYTPEEIQEKYGMTRVAIRSQVYRNNIPSKKEHGQIFYSKLHFDLSKSSEQESKAEYYTVKEAMEKFKLSRDSVYGILQFHQINREKNGRFVRFLKIEFDRVMGVRM
- the mnmE gene encoding tRNA uridine-5-carboxymethylaminomethyl(34) synthesis GTPase MnmE, producing the protein MNQDTICAIATGQGGAIGCIRVSGPEAIGITSRIFIPAMAGKRLEKSKPYTLTFGCVYNDTEIVDEVLVSLFRAPHSYTGENSTEITCHGSNYILQKILQLLIKNGCRMAKPGEYTQRAFLNGKMDLSQAEAVADLIASSSAATHRLAMSQMRGGFSKELTSLRDQLLRFTSLIELELDFSDHEELEFADRAELCRLADDIERVISQLVHSFSVGNAIKNGVPVAIIGETNAGKSTLLNVLLNEEKAIVSDIHGTTRDVIEDTVNIDGITFRFIDTAGIRETNDTIESLGIERTFQKLDQAEIVLWMIDATDASSQIVQLSEQILPRCEGKQLILVLNKADLVQDTSSIATTDFPKNVKSIFISAKRRTNIDELQQILIAAANLPTVTQNDIIVTNIRHYEALTHALEAIQRVQQGLANNLSGDFVSQDIRECIFHLSDIAGEVTNDMVLQNIFQHFCIGK